Within the Pseudomonas guangdongensis genome, the region CGCCGGAAGGCCCGAACATCGGCCTGATCAACTCGCTGGCCACCTACGCGCGCACCAACCAGTACGGCTTCCTGGAAAGCCCGTACCGCGTGGTCAAGGGCGGCCAGGTGACCGACGAGATCGTCTTCCTGTCGGCGATCGAGGAAGCCAACCACGTCATCGCCCAGGCTTCGGCGACCCTCAACGAGCAGGGTCAGCTGGTCGACGAGCTGGTGGCCGTGCGTCACCTCAACGAATTCACCGTGAAGGCGCCGGAAGACGTCACCCTGATGGACGTTTCGCCCAAGCAGGTGGTTTCCGTCGCGGCCTCGCTGATTCCGTTCCTCGAGCACGACGACGCCAACCGCGCGCTGATGGGTTCGAACATGCAGCGTCAGGCCGTGCCGACCCTGCGTGCCGACAAGCCGCTGGTGGGTACCGGCATGGAGCGCAACGTCGCCCGTGACTCCGGCGTCTGCGTGGTGGCCCGTCGCGGCGGCGTGATCGACTCGGTCGACGCCAGCCGCATCGTGGTGCGCGTCAACGACGACGAGGTCGAGACCGGCGAAGCGGGTGTCGACATCTACAACCTGACCAAGTACACCCGTTCCAACCAGAACACCTGCATCAACCAGCGCCCGCTGGTCAGCAAGGGCGATCAGGTGGCGCGCGGCGACATCATGGCCGACGGCCCGTCCACCGACATGGGCGAGCTGGCACTGGGTCAGAACATGCGCGTGGCGTTCATGCCGTGGAACGGCTTCAACTTCGAAGACTCCATCTGCCTGTCCGAGCGCGTGGTCCAGGAAGACCGCTTCACCACCATCCACATCCAGGAACTGACCTGCGTGTCGCGCGACACCAAGCTCGGCCCGGAGGAGATCACCGCGGACATCCCGAACGTCGGCGAGGCTGCGCTGAACAAGCTGGATGAGGCGGGCATCGTCTACGTCGGTGCCGAGGTGCAGGCCGGCGACATCCTGGTCGGCAAGGTCACCCCGAAAGGCGAGACCCAGCTGACTCCGGAAGAGAAGCTGCTGCGCGCGATCTTCGGCGAGAAGGCGTCCGACGTGAAGGACACCTCCCTGCGCGTGCCGACCGGCACCAAGGGCACCGTGATCGACGTCCAGGTGTTCACCCGCGACGGCGTGGAGCGCGACTCGCGCGCCCTGTCGATCGAGAAGATGCAGCTCGACGAGATCCGCAAGGACCTCAACGAGGAGTTCCGTATCGTCGAAGGCGCCACCTTCGAGCGTCTGCGCAGCGCCCTGGTCGGCCAGAAGGCCGAAGGCGGTCCGGCGGGCCTGAAGAAGGGCGCCGAGATCAGCCACGAGTACCTCGACGGCCTCGAGCGCGGCCAGTGGTTCAAGCTGCGCATGGCCGACGAGGCGCTGAACGAGCAGCTGGAGAAGGCCCAGGCCTACATCTCCGACCGCCGTCAGCTGCTCGACGACAAGTTCGAGGACAAGAAGCGCAAGCTGCAGCAGGGCGACGATCTGGCGCCGGGCGTGCTGAAGATCGTCAAGGTCTACCTGGCGATCAAGCGCCGCATCCAGCCGGGCGACAAGATGGCCGGCCGTCACGGTAACAAGGGTGTGGTCTCGGTGATCATGCCGGTGGAAGACATGCCGCACGACGAGCATGGCACGCCGGTGGACATCGTCCTCAACCCGCTGGGCGTACCGTCGCGGATGAACGTCGGGCAGATCCTCGAAACCCACCTGGGCCTCGCGGCCAAGGGCCTGGGCGAGAAGATCCAGCGCATGCTCGAAGAGCAGCGCAAGGTCGCCGAGCTGCGCGAGTTCCTGCACCAGGTCTACAACGAGATCGGCGGTCGCCGCAAGGAAGAGTTGGATGCCTTCAGCGATGCCGAGATCCTCGATCTGGCCAGCAACCTGCGCAAGGGTGTGCCGATGGCTACCCCGGTGTTCGATGGCGCCGAGGAAACCGAGATCAAGGCCATGCTGCGCCTGGCCGATCTGCCGGACAGCGGTCAGATGCAGCTGTACGACGGTCGTACCGGTAATGCCTTCGAGCGCAAGACCACCGTCGGCTACATGTACATGCTCAAGCTGAACCACCTGGTCGACGACAAGATGCACGCGCGTTCCACCGGCTCCTACAGCCTGGTCACCCAGCAACCGCTGGGCGGCAAGGCGCAGTTCGGTGGCCAGCGTTTCGGGGAGATGGAGGTCTGGGCGCTGGAAGCCTATGGCGCCGCCTACACCCTGCAGGAAATGCTGACCGTCAAGTCGGACGACGTGAACGGCCGTACCAAGATGTACAAGAACATCGTGGATGGCGATCACCGCATGGAGGCCGGCATGCCCGAGTCCTTCAACGTGCTGATCAAGGAAATCCGTTCCCTCGGCATCGACATCGAGCTGGAATCCGAATAAACCGCGACGCGTACCGCTGGCAGGCGTGCCTGCCAGCGGCTCCGTGAGGAGGAAAGGCCTTGAAAGACCTGCTTAACCTTTTGAAAAACCAGGGTCAGATCGAAGAGTTCGATGCCATCCGTATCGGCCTGGCGTCGCCCGAGATGATCCGCTCCTGGTCCTTCGGCGAAGTGAAGAAGCCGGAGACCATCAACTACCGTACCTTCAAGCCCGAGCGTGACGGCCTGTTCTGCGCCAAGATCTTCGGCCCGGTGAAGGACTACGAGTGCCTGTGCGGCAAGTACAAGCGCCTCAAGCACCGCGGCGTGATCTGCGAGAAGTGCGGCGTGGAAGTCGCTCTGGCCAAGGTGCGCCGCGAGCGCATGGGTCACATCGAACTGGCTTCGCCGGTCGCCCACATCTGGTTCCTCAAGTCGCTGCCGTCGCGCATCGGCCTGCTGCTGGACATGACCCTGCGCGACATCGAGCGCGTGCTCTACTTCGAGAGCTACGTGGTCATCGAGCCGGGCATGACCCCGCTGGAGAAAGGCCAGCTGCTCAACGACGAGCAGTACTTCGAGGCTCTCGAGGAGCACGGCGACGACTTCGACGCGCGCATGGGCGCCGAGGCGGTCTTCGAGCTGCTTGCCGGCATCGATCTGGAGCACGAGATCGACCGTCTGCGCGAGGAAATCCCGCAGACCAACTCCGAGACCAAGATCAAGAAGCTGTCCAAGCGCCTCAAGCTGATGGAAGCCTTCCAGGGTTCGGGCAACAAGCCGGAGTGGATGGTGCTGACCGTCCTGCCGGTGCTGCCGCCGGACCTGCGCCCGCTGGTGCCGCTGGACGGTGGCCGCTTCGCGACCTCCGACCTGAACGACCTGTACCGCCGGGTGATCAACCGCAACAACCGCCTCAAGCGCCTGCTCGATCTGGCTGCGCCGGACATCATCGTGCGCAACGAGAAGCGCATGCTGCAGGAAGCCGTGGACGCCCTGCTGGACAACGGCCGTCGCGGCCGTGCCATCACCGGCTCCAACAAGCGCCCGCTGAAGTCGCTGGCCGACATGATCAAGGGCAAGCAGGGCCGCTTCCGTCAGAACCTGCTCGGCAAGCGCGTCGACTACTCCGGTCGTTCGGTGATCACCGTCGGCCCGACCCTGCGCCTGCACCAGTGCGGTCTGCCGAAGAAGATGGCCCTGGAGCTGTTCAAGCCGTTCATCTTCGGCAAGCTCGAAGCGCGCGGCATGGCCACCACCATCAAGGCGGCCAAGAAGATGGTCGAGCGCGAGCTGCCCGAGGTCTGGGACGTGCTGGCCGAGGTGATCCGCGAACATCCCGTGCTGCTCAACCGTGCACCGACCCTGCACCGTCTGGGTATCCAGGCGTTCGAGCCGGTGCTCATCGAAGGCAAGGCGATCCAGCTGCACCCGCTGGTCTGCGCCGCGTACAACGCCGACTTCGACGGTGACCAGATGGCCGTGCACGTGCCGCTGACGCTGGAAGCCCAGCTGGAAGCGCGCGCGCTGATGATGTCCACCAACAACGTGCTGTCGCCCGCCAACGGCGAGCCGATCATCGTGCCGTCCCAGGACGTGGTTCTGGGTCTGTACTACATGACCCGCGAGGCGGTGAACGCCAAGGGCGAGGGTCGCGTGTTCGCCGACCTGCAGGAAGTCGACCGGGTGTTCCGCGCCGGCGAAGTGTCCCTGCACGCCCGCGTCAAGGTGCGTATCAACGAGGTGATCAAGGATCGCGACAGCGGCGAGATCACCCGCAACACCCGCATCGTCGACACCACCGTCGGCCGCGCGCTGCTGTTCCAGGTTGTTCCGGCCGGCCTGCCGTTCGACGTGGTCAACCAGTCGATGAAGAAGAAGGCGATCTCCAAGCTGATCAACCACGCCTATCGCGTGGTGGGTCTGAAGGACACCGTGATCTTCGCCGATCAGCTGATGTACACCGGTTTCGCCTATTCGACCATTTCCGGTGTGTCGATCGGCGTCAACGACTTCGTCATCCCCGACGAGAAGGCGCGCATCATCGATGCGGCCACTGCCGAGGTGAAGGAAATCGAAACCCAGTACGCCTCCGGCCTGGTGACCCAGGGCGAGAAGTACAACAAGGTCATCGACCTCTGGTCGAAGGCCAACGACGAAGTCTCCCGCGCGATGATGGCCAACCTCTCCAAGGAGCGGGTGGTCAACGCCAAGGGCGAGGAGGAGGAGCAGGACTCCTTCAACTCGATGTTCATGATGGCCGACTCCGGTGCGCGGGGCTCCGCGGCGCAGATCCGTCAGCTGGCCGGCATGCGCGGCCTGATGGCCAAGCCGGACGGCTCGATCATCGAAACGCCGATCACCGCGAACTTCCGTGAAGGCCTGAACGTACTGCAGTACTTCATCTCCACCCACGGTGCCCGTAAGGGTCTGGCGGATACCGCGCTGAAGACCGCGAACTCCGGTTACCTGACCCGTCGTCTGGTCGACGTGGCCCAGGATCTGGTGGTCACCGAGATCGACTGCGGCACCGAGCACGGTCTGCTGATGACCCCGCACATCGAAGGCGGCGACATCGTCGAGCCGCTCGGCGAGCGCGTGCTTGGCCGTGTGGTGGCCCGCGACGTGTGCAAGCCCGGTACCGAAGAGGTGATCGTTCCGACCGGCACCCTGATCGACGAGTCGTGGGTCGAGTTCCTCGAGCTGAACAGCGTCGACGAAGTGATCGTGCGTTCGCCGATCACCTGCGAGACTCGCTACGGCATCTGCGCCAAGTGCTATGGCCGCGATCTGGCCCGTGGCCACCGGGTCAACATCGGCGAAGCGGTCGGCGTCATCGCCGCCCAGTCGATCGGCGAGCCGGGTACCCAGCTGACCATGCGTACCTTCCACATCGGTGGTGCGGCGAGCCGGAGTGCGGCTCAGGACAGCATCCAGGTGAAGAACGGCGGTGCGATCCGTCTGCACAACCTGAAGCACGTCGAGCGTACCGACGGCGCGTTGGTGGCTGTGTCCCGCTCCGGCGAGCTGGCGGTAGCCGACGAGTTCGGGCGCGAGCGCGAGCGCTACAAGCTGCCCTACGGTGCGGTCATTTCCGTGAAGGAAGGCGACAAGGTCGAAGCTGGCGCCATCGTCGCCAAGTGGGATCCGCACACCCACCCGATCATCACCGAGATGGCCGGTACCGTGACCTTCGTCGGCATGGAGGAGGGCATCACCGTCCGCCGTCAGACCGACGAGCTGACCGGCCTGACCAACATCGAGGTGATGGACCCCAACGAGCGTCCGGCGGCCGGTCGCGAGATCCGTCCGGCGGTCAAGCTGGTCGACGCCAATGGCAAGGAGCTGCTGCTGCCGGGTACCGACGTGCCGGCCCAGTACTTCCTGCCGGCCAAGACCCTGGTCAACCTGTCCGACGGCGCCAAGGTGAGCGTGGGTGACGTGGTCGCACGTATCCCGCAGGAAACCTCGAAGACCCGCGACATCACCGGTGGTCTGCCGCGCGTCGCCGACCTGTTCGAGGCGCGCCGTCCGAAGGAGGCGTCGATCCTCGCCGAGATCAGCGGCACCATCAGCTTCGGCAAGGAAACCAAGGGCAAGCGTCGCCTGGTGATCACTCCCACCGACGGCAGCGAGCCCTACGAGGCGCTGATTCCGAAGTGGCGTCACCTCAACGTCTTCGAAGGCGAACAGGTGAACCGCGGCGAAGTGATCTCCGACGGTCCGAGCGATCCGCACGACATCCTGCGCCTGCTGGGCGTCAGTGCGCTGGCCAAGTACATCGTCAACGAGATCCAGGACGTGTACCGCCTGCAGGGTGTGAAGATCAACGACAAGCACATCGAAACCATCCTGCGCCAGATGCTGCGCAAGGTCGAGATTGCCGAGTCGGGCGACTCCAGCTTCATCAAGGGCGACCAGATGGAGCTGACCCAGGTGCTTGAAGAGAACGAGCGTCTGGCGGCGGACGACAAGTTCATCGCCAAGTACGAGCGCGTCCTGCTGGGCATCACCAAGGCCTCGCTGTCCACCGAGTCGTTCATCTCCGCGGCCTCCTTCCAGGAGACTACCCGCGTCCTCACCGAGGCGGCGGTCACCGGCAAGCGCGACTACCTGCGCGGCCTGAAGGAGAACGTGGTGGTGGGGCGTCTGATCCCGGCCGGTACCGGCCTGGCCTACCACAGCGAGCGCAAGCGCAAGCGCGAAGCCGACAAGCCGCAGCGCGTCAGCGCCAGCGAAGTCGAGGCCGCGCTGAGCGAAGCGCTGAACTTCGGCGAGAAGTGAGGGTTGCCCCGGGGCGTCCGACGGGTGCCCCGGGGGTTGCCTTGACTGTACCTGTCAAGGCCTTTAGACTCTTGTACCCCTTAATCTCGCGGGGCGTCTTGCTTCGCGAAATTTTTGTGTCGAAAGACGATCAGTGGAGCTAGTAGATGGCAACTATCAACCAGCTGGTGCGCCAGCCGCGCAAGCGCGTCACCGAAAAGAGTGACGTGCCGGCGCTGCAGAACTGCCCCCAGCGCCGCGGCGTTTGCACCCGTGTTTACACCACCACCCCGAAGAAGCCGAACTCGGCGCTGCGTAAGGTCTGCCGTGTGCGCCTGACCAACGGCTACGAAGTCGCTTCCTACATCGGCGGTGAAGGCCACAACCTGCAGGAACACAGCGTCGTGCTGATCCGCGGCGGCCGTGTAAAAGACCTTCCGGGTGTGCGTTATCACACCGTGCGCGGTTCGCTGGATACCTCCGGCGTGAAGGACCGTAAGCAGGGTCGTTCGAAGTACGGCGCCAAGCGTCCGAAGTAATCTTCCATCCATTTTTTGTCGAGTCGATAAGAGTAAGGTCGGGCAAGTCCCGGGCTAACCTGAAGACCGTTTGAGGGCTTATCAATGCCAAGACGTCGTGTAGCGGCCAAGCGTGAAATCCTGGCCGATCCGAAGTACGGAAGCCAGATTCTGGCCAAGTTCATGAACCACGTGATGGAAAGCGGCAAGAAGGCCGTGGCCGAGCGCATCGTTTACGGCGCGCTGGACACCGTCAAGCAGCGCAAGAACGTCGACCCCCTGGAAACCTTCGAGAAAGCACTCGACGCCATCGCTCCGCTGGTCGAAGTGAAGTCCCGTCGTGTCGGCGGTGCTACCTACCAGGTTCCGGTCGAAGTTCGTCCGTCCCGTCGCAACGCTCTGGCCATGCGCTGGCTGGTAGATTACGCGCGCAAGCGTGGTGAGAAGTCCATGGCCCTGCGCCTGGCTGGTGAGCTGATTGATGCCGCCGAGGGCAAGGGTGCTGCGGTGAAGAAGCGTGAAGACGTGCACCGTATGGCCGAAGCCAACAAGGCCTTCTCGCACTACCGTTTCTAAGACTTGCGCGTCTAACCCAGCGAGGACCCAACAGTGGCCCGTACGACTCCTATCAATCTCTACCGTAACATCGGTATCTGCGCCCACGTGGACGCAGGCAAGACCACCACCACCGAGCGGGTGCTGTTCTATACCGGTGTTAACCACAAAATGGGTGAAACCCACGACGGCGCCTCGACCACCGACTGGATGGTTCAGGAGCAGGAGCGTGGTATCACCATCACCTCCGCTGCGGTCACTGCCTTCTGGCAGGGTTCCCAGAAGCAGTTCAAGAACCACCGCGTCAACGTGATCGATACCCCCGGCCACGTGGACTTCACCATCGAAGTGGAGCGCTCCCTGCGCGTGCTCGACGGTGCTGTCGTGGTGTTCTGCGGCACCTCCGGCGTTGAGCCGCAGTCGGAAACCGTATGGCGTCAGGCCAACAAGTACGGCGTGCCGCGTATCGTCTACGTCAACAAGATGGACCGCCAGGGCGCCAACTTCCTGCGCGTGGTCGAGCAGATCAAGAAGCGCCTGGGTCACACCCCGGTACCGCTGCAGCTGCCGATCGGTGCCGAGGAAAACTTCGAGGGTCAGATCGACCTGATGAAGATGAAGGCGATCTACTGGAACGAAGAAGACAAGGGCACCACCTACCGCGAGGAAGAGATTCCCGCCGAGCTGGCTGACCTGGCCGCCGAATACCGCTCCAACATGGTCGAGGCGGCTGCCGAAGCCAACGAAGAGCTGATGAACAAGTATCTCGAAGAGGGCGACCTGTCCGTCGAAGAGATCAAGGCTGGTCTGCGTCAGCGCACCATCGCCTGCGAAATCGTTCCGGCCGTCTGCGGCTCGTCGTTCAAGAACAAGGGCGTGCCCCTGGTTCTCGACGCGGTGGTCGAATTCCTGCCGGCGCCGACCGACATCCCGGCCATCAAGGGTGTTCACCCGGATGACGAGGAGAAGGTCGACGAGCGTGTGGCTTCCGATGACGCCCCGTTCGCTGCCCTGGCGTTCAAGATCGCTACCGACCCGTTCGTTGGCACCCTGACCTTCACCCGCGTCTACTCGGGCTTCCTCAGCTCCGGCGACTCGGTGCTGAACTCGGTCAAGGGCAAGAAGGAACGCGTTGGCCGGATGGTGCAGATGCACGCCAACCAGCGCGACGAGATCAAGGAAGTGCGCGCCGGCGACATCGCCGCACTGATCGGCATGAAGGACGTCACCACCGGTGACACCCTGTGCTCGATCGAAAATCCGATCATCCTCGAGCGTATGGACTTCCCGGAGCCGGTGATCTCGGTTGCCGTCGAGCCGAAGACCAAGGCTGACCAGGAGAAGATGGGTATCGCTCTGGGTCGCCTTGCTCAGGAAGACCCCTCGTTCCGCGTCAAGACCGACGAAGAAACCGGCCAGACCATCATCTCCGGCATGGGTGAGCTGCACCTGGACATCCTTGTCGACCGTATGCGTCGCGAGTTCAACGTCGAGGCCAACATCGGCAAGCCGCAGGTGGCTTACCGTGAAGCGATCCGCAACAAGTGCGAGATCGAAGGCAAGTTCGTTCGTCAGTCCGGCGGTCGTGGCCAGTTCGGTCACTGCTGGATCCGCTTCGAGCCGTCCGACGAAGGTCAGGAAGGTCTCGAGTTCAAGAACGAAGTCGTGGGCGGTGTGGTTCCGAAGGAATACATCCCGGCGATCCAGAAGGGTATCGAAGAGCAGATGAAGAACGGCGTCGTCGCCGGCTATCCGCTCATCGGCCTGAAGGCAACCGTGTTCGACGGTTCCTACCATGACGTTGACTCCAACGAAATGGCGTTCAAGATCGCGGCCTCCATGGCGACCAAGCAGCTGGCCCAGAAGGGTGGTGCCGTCCTGCTCGAGCCGATCATGAAGGTCGAGGTGGTGACTCCGGAAGACTACATGGGCGACGTGATGGGCGACCTGAACCGTCGTCGCGGCCTGATCCAGGGTATGGACGACAGCGTCTCCGGCAAGGTGATCCGCGCCGAGGTGCCGCTGGGCGAGATGTTCGGTTACGCTACCGACGTCCGCTCGATGTCCCAGGGTCGTGCGAGCTACTCCATGGAGTTCTCGAAGTACTCCGAGGCTCCGGCGAACATCGCCGAAGCCATCGTCAAGAAACAAGGCTGATTCAGTCCTTTAAGCTAAGAGGTTCACTGTCGTGGCTAAAGAGAAATTCGAACGTAACAAACCGCACGTCAACGTCGGCACCATCGGTCACGTTGACCATGGCAAGACCACTCTGACCGCAGCCCTGACCCGCGTTTGCGCCGAAGTCTTCGGCTCGGGCGGCGTCTCCAAGGGTTACGACCAGATCGACAACGCGCCGGAAGAAAAGGCTCGTGGTATCACCATCAACACCTCCCACGTTGAGTACGATTCCCCGGTTCGCCACTACGCGCACGTCGACTGCCCGGGTCACGCCGACTACGTGAAGAACATGATCACCGGTGCCGCCCAGATGGACGGCGCTATCCTGGTCTGCTCCGCTGCTGACGGCCCCATGCCGCAGACCCGCGAGCACATCCTGCTGTCCCGTCAGGTTGGCGTTCCCTACATCGTCGTGTTCCTGAACAAGGCTGACATGGTCGACGACGCCGAGCTGCTGGAACTGGTCGAGATGGAAGTTCGCGACCTGCTGTCCACCTACGACTTCCCGGGCGACGACACCCCGATCATCGTCGGTTCCGCGCTGATGGCGCTGAACGGCGAAGACGACAACGGCATGGGCACCACCGCCGTCAAGACCCTGGTCGAGACCCTGGACTCCTACATTCCGGAGCCGGTGCGTGCCATCGACCAGCCGTTCCTGATGCCGATCGAAGACGTGTTCTCGATCTCCGGTCGCGGTACTGTGGTGACCGGTCGTGTCGAGCGCGGCATCGTCAAGGTTCAGGAAGAAGTCGAGATCGTCGGTATCCGTCCGACCACCAAGACTACCTGCACCGGCGTGGAAATGTTCCGCAAGCTGCTCGACGAAGGTCGTGCTGGCGAGAACGTCGGCGTGCTGCTGCGCGGCATCAAGCGTGAAGACGTCGAGCGTGGTCAGGTTCTGGCCAAGCCGGGCACCATCAAGCCGCACACCAAGTTCGAAGCCGAAGTGTACGTGCTGTCCAAGGAAGAAGGCGGTCGTCACACTCCGTTCTTCAAGGGCTACCGTCCGCAGTTCTACTTCCGTACCACCGACGTGACCGGTAACTGCGAACTGCCGGAAGGCGTCGAGATGGTCATGCCGGGCGACAACGTCAAGATGGTTGTCACCCTGATCGCTCCGATCGCCATGGAAGACGGCCTGCGCTTCGCGATCCGCGAAGGCGGTCGTACCGTTGGCGCCGGCGTGGTTGCCAAGGTCATCGAGTAATCGACGATCTGCTGTAAGTGGTAGAGAGGGCCCCCGCACCGCGGGGGTTTTCTCGTTTACTGCCCATTGGTTGACACCCTCCGGGGGCGTCCGTACAATTGCGCCTCCTTTTACCGGGCGCAGTCCGTCTGGTGGGAATAGCTAGAGTCTGAGGTCAAAATGCAAAACCAACAAATCCGTATTCGGTTGAAGGCTTTTGACCACCGCCTGATCGATCAATCCACCCAGGAAATCGTGGAAACCGCGAAACGTACTGGTGCTCAGGTCCGTGGTCCGATCCCCCTGCCGACCCGCAAGGAGCGGTTCACCGTGCTGGTTTCCCCGCACGTCAACAAGGATGCGCGTGATCAGTACGAAATTCGTACTCACAAGCGCGTACTCGACATCGTTCAGCCGACCGACAAGACCGTCGACGCGCTGATGAAGCTCGACCTTGCTGCCGGTGTCGAAGTGCAAATCAGCCTCGGCTGAGATCCGCCTGCGGATTTCGGTCGTGTAACGCTCTGAAATGGGCGGCCATAGCGGGTGAAAGCCCCGTACACTCAAGAGGTTAAAGACATGACTATTGGTGTAGTCGGTCGCAAGTGCGGCATGACCCGCATTTTCACCGAAGATGGTGTCTCTATTCCGGTTACGGTCATTGAAGTCGAGCCGAATCGCGTCACCCAGTTCAAGAACGAAGAAAGCGATGGCT harbors:
- the tuf gene encoding elongation factor Tu, with protein sequence MAKEKFERNKPHVNVGTIGHVDHGKTTLTAALTRVCAEVFGSGGVSKGYDQIDNAPEEKARGITINTSHVEYDSPVRHYAHVDCPGHADYVKNMITGAAQMDGAILVCSAADGPMPQTREHILLSRQVGVPYIVVFLNKADMVDDAELLELVEMEVRDLLSTYDFPGDDTPIIVGSALMALNGEDDNGMGTTAVKTLVETLDSYIPEPVRAIDQPFLMPIEDVFSISGRGTVVTGRVERGIVKVQEEVEIVGIRPTTKTTCTGVEMFRKLLDEGRAGENVGVLLRGIKREDVERGQVLAKPGTIKPHTKFEAEVYVLSKEEGGRHTPFFKGYRPQFYFRTTDVTGNCELPEGVEMVMPGDNVKMVVTLIAPIAMEDGLRFAIREGGRTVGAGVVAKVIE
- the rpsJ gene encoding 30S ribosomal protein S10 yields the protein MQNQQIRIRLKAFDHRLIDQSTQEIVETAKRTGAQVRGPIPLPTRKERFTVLVSPHVNKDARDQYEIRTHKRVLDIVQPTDKTVDALMKLDLAAGVEVQISLG